AAGCTCCGCATTGCTCAACCTGCCGTTCTCCAGCAGGGTGCGCAATATCTTGCGGTCAATTCTGTCCAGCGGTTTCGTCATCCCGGTCTCCCCACAATATGTTGCAAAAGATCTGCCGTCACTGCGGCAGCCTGCGAAAGAAATGTTTTCCGACGGGCGGTTTGGCGATGGCATTCAAAAGCACCTTCCGCTGATTTTTAAGTACCGTACAGCAAGGTACAGGCAGCAGGGAGGAGCAGGCGTGGCACCCGTAGAGCAACATCATTTTCCAAGGCCGAGAACGTTGATCCATCCCGGCATTTCCTCGCCGGTGCGCATCAACAGCCTGCACTCGCCATCTGCGCGCCACGTGCGGCTGTTCATTGCGGCGGGCCGCAGTCTTTATGATGGAATCGTGCAGCCGCTTTTCGAAAACGGCATTGAGAATGCCTCGCTCACCATCCTCGGCGGCTATTTCGACATATTGTCCTATTGCGTCGCCCCGCCCGACCCTTCCGGCAAGGCGGTCATTGCCTATACGAAACCCATCGACGCCGGTGCAGCCTGGCTTGTCTTCGGCAATGCTACGCTCGGTCGCAGCATGAAGGGCGAGCCGATCGTTCATTGCCATGCCGCCATGCGCACCGCGGCGGGTGTGGTCAAGGGCGGCCATCTGCTGACTGAATCTTGTATTGTTGGCGAGAGCGGCGTTTCCGCTCTGGTGACCTCACTAGACAGTTTCGTGCTGCAGCAGTCATTCGACCCTGAAACCAACATTCCCATTCTTCAACCCAGGAACCGTACGGGGCGCGCCGATGAGCACGTATAATACTGTAGAAACCGGATCCATGGGGCGTGTCGTCTATGCTCGCATCGCACCCAATGAAGACCTCGTTCTCGGTGTCGAAAAGCTGTGCCTTGCCGAAGGTTTCAGAAATGCCTTTGTGCGCGGCGCGCTGGGCAGTCTGGTTGATGCCTGTCTCGGCACACGCAGCGGCGCGTTCTTGCAGATACGCGGTCCCGCCGTGGAAATCGTCTCCATCGCCGGCGAAGTGCGTGCCCAGCCGGACGGCTCGCTGCGCGCCTCGCTGACCGGTGTCGTCGCCGATACCGAAGGTTCGGTTTATGGCGGTCCCTTCATCGCCGGAGCTAACCCGGTTTGCATGACTTTTGAAGTGACGCTGGAAGAGTGGTTGCCTGCGGAAAAGCCGCAGGCGGCGTGAGTTGTAGTAAGGCAGGCCGGTGAGTTGCGCAGCGCAACTCATGCGGCGCGCCCCTGTCTTTCGGTCAGAAGTAGCTCGAAAGTAACGCAGACCGGGTTTTTGCCGCGTACCAGCCGCCCGCCGCTGATATGTCTGGTGAGATCCACCATCGCAATATCCAGCATTGCTTTGCGGCCTCCGGGAACGGCCTGGCCGATACGGCCCTTGTTTATGAGGATTTCGCTCGCGTAGGCGTTGAGGCTTGTTCCGTCTTCATAATCCGCACCGACCAGGCTGCCAATTCCATTGACTTCGGCTTCTCGCAGGCCAAACTGGGCAGAGACCTCTTCGAGTGCCGTGCATATATCGGTATTGGGCCGCACGGTGCATAAAAGTGCCCGAAGACCCGAACCCTTCTGGCGGCGCTGCTGCGCGATGGGTGTAAAAAGGGGGAAGTTGGTTTCCTCATCCTTTTGCACATCGAGGATCGCTCCATCCAGCGCCAGAGCTTCAAGCGGTGTTTCTACAGCAAATTCGGTCTCGAAAGGCAGCAGATGCCCCATTGAGACAACGCCGTCGGCACTCTTCCATGAACCATGGCAATGCAGAAACGGCGCGCTATCTCGCCGGCCGATATGCAGGCCGGCATCGATGATTGTGCCACCCGGCATGGAAAAGGTTTCGCTATACCATGCGGCATGTGCGTCATCCGGTGCGGCTGCCGGCATGACATAATGCAACCGTTTCAACGGTACGTTTTTCAGTCTGACGTAACCACCTTCGAACCCCAACTCCGCAAAGGCATCGGCAATCGCTTCGTTGGCGCTTACGCCGGAGCGGACCGTCAGAGTAACAGGATAGGCATGGCAGCCGACGGCGCGAAAGCGTTCAGGCGTTATCGGTCCGGGATGGACGATGTGGCGGGGAAGCTCTTGCGTGCCTGTCTCCGTCATACCGCAAGCCCCGCGGTAATGAAGCCCCCATCCACGGCAAGCACCTGTCCGTTGATGTAGCTTGCGTCATCCGACACGAGGAAAGCCACGGCAGAGGCGATCTCGTCCGTCCTGCCATAGCGATGCATCGGAACGCGGCTATGCCATTGGTCGCGAACATTTTCAGTATGAACTGCCTGGGTGAGGGGGGTATCGACCGGACCGGGAGCAATTGCATTGACACGAATGCCTGATTGCCCCAGCTCGTTTGCCATTACCATCGTCAGAAGATTGACGCCGCCTTTCGAAGCGCCATAGGCGCTGCGGCCACGATTTCCACACATGCCGGAAACAGAACTGATATTCACGATCGAGCCGGCAACATCGCGCTCTAGCCAGTAACGTGCGGCAGCGCGCGCTACCGCGAAGCTGCCGACGAGATTGACATCAACGATACGGCGAAATTCTTCGACGCTTGTGTCGACGGACAGCTTGTCGATACCGATGCCGGCGCTGTTGACGACGGCGACCAGATCAACCGCATGATCGGCACCGTTAGCCGTCAGGGCGGCGAAAGCCATCTCTATCGATGCCTCGTCCGCAACATCGCAGACTATGCCGCGCCAGAGATCGATACCGAGTTTTTCGCAGGCTATATCCAGCGCCTCGCGCTTGAGATCCAGCAACCATGGCTGCCAGCCGCGCGCCATCAGGAGCTGCGCAGTGGAGAAACCGATGCCGGATGCACCGCCGGTGATCGCGACGGCCCCTTTTGTCCCTGTTTTCTCATGTGTCATACCGTCTCCTCCCGATTGAATGTCACGCCTGTCAGCCTGTCCGCTTTTCTTCGAAAGCCGGCATCTGACCGCGTTTCTCCAGTTCCTCGCGGATCATTTTCTTGGTGATCTTGCCATAGGCGGATTTCGGCATGGCATCCCAGAACACCACTGATTTCGGCAGCTTGTAGCGGGCCATCTTGCCTTCCAGATAGGCCTTCAGATCGATGGCGGCGATATCCGCGCCCTCGCGGGCCACGCACACGGCCACACCGACCTCGCCCCACACCGCGTCCGGCACACCCAGAACCGCAGTCTCGCTGATATCCGGATGCATGAGGATTTTTTCCTCGATTTCACGCGGATAGATGTTCGAGCCGCCGGAAATATACATGTCGGAGGCGCGCCCGGTGATGTAGAGGAAGCCGTTCTCATCGCGATGGCCGAGATCTCCGGTGCGGAACCAGCCATTGCGGAAGGCTTTGGCATTGGCCTCGGGATTATCGTAATAGCCCGCAAAAACAGCGGGACCGATTACACAGATTTCACCGGTTTCACCGGCGCCAACCTCCTCGGCCGCATCGTTCTGGATCTGCACTTCCATGCCGGTACGGTCGAAGCCGCAGGTGCCGACCCGGGTTTCCGGACCGTCCTCGGCGTTGTGAAAAGAAGGCGGCAGCACGGTGATGTTCCCGGTGACTTCACCCAGCCCAAAATATTGCACCAGCACCGGGCCGAGCTTTGCAAGCGCCCGTTTCTGGTCCGCGCGATACATCGGCGCGCCAGCATAGATGACATAGCGCAGTGAGGAGTGATCGAAACGATCCACAGAGGGGTCTTCGACGAGCATTTTAAGGATGGTCGGTACAGTGAAGGCGTTGGTGATACGCCATTTTTCGATCAGCGCCCAGACGGCGGGCACATCGAGCTTTTCCGCCGCCGGCAGCACGGTTTTCGCGCCATGCGCCACCTGCACCAGCTGGTGAATGCCCGCACCGTGTGAAAGCGGGGCAACGACGATGGAGGCGTCGTCCGGTCCGGTGCCGGGCATCAGATCGCAGAGATGGTTGGTGATGACGAACGCCATCTGGCCATGGGTAAGCACTGCAGCCTTGGGCCGGCCGGTGGTGCCTGAGGTGAAGAAGAACCAACACGGGTCATCCCGATCCACTGCCTGGCTTTTGACTTTGCGCCCCATATGACGGGCCACGATGGCATCGTAATCCTCACCGAACTCAGCCGTGCCGATGGCAATGCTGAAATCGATCGTGCTTGCCTCATGGCTGGCTTTTGCATGATCGGGAAAAGCACTGGCGCAAATCATGCCGCGTGCGCCGCTTGCCTTCGCCAGATAGGCAACTTCATCGGGCGATTGACGGTAATTGGTCGGCACCCACACCGCACCCACGCGGAAGCATGCGAACATGGATTCGAACATCTGGTTGTTGTTGGAGGACTGCACCAGAATGCGATCCCCCTTTCTGACGCCGAATTCAGTCTCCAGCGCATGGGCCATGGCGTCGACGCGGGCTTCCATTTGAGCCCAGCTCCAAGTCTTTTCACCCCAGACGAAACCGATATGGTCCGGGTTGCGGCGTGCCGCCTGCGTCAGGAAATGCGAGAGGTTCATCACCCGCGTGGTGGAGGGCGCAACCCCGCCCGCGGGATGCTGCACGGCACTTTGCATCGTCATTTCACACGCTCCATGATCGAGACGTAATTGGCAACCGCCGTGCCCCCCATGTTGAACACGCCAGCCAGCGAGGAATTGGGAATTTGCATGTCGCCTGCTTCGCCCATCAATTGCATCGCCGCCATGACATGCATGGAAACGCCGGTCGCTCCGACGGGATGACCTTTCGATTTCAATCCACCCGATGGGTTGATTGGCAGGCGTCCGGTCTTCAGTGCCGTTCCATCCTGGACAACGCGATATCCTTCACCGGGCTTAGCAAGCCCCATGGCCTCATATTCGATAAGTTCGGCAATGGTGAAGCAGTCGTGCGTTTCAACGAAAGAGAGGTCGTCGAGCGTTGCGCCGGCAAGTTCCAGCGAGCCGGCCCAGGCGCGGCGCGCGCCTTCGAAGGCCAACGGATCGCGACGGGTCAATGCCATGATGTCGTTGACATGCTTGCGGCCCCGGAAGCCGATGGCGCGGTTGAGTGTGGCTGCCGTTTCTTCGTCGGCCAAAATGATCGCGGCAGCGCCATCAGAAATCAGCGAGCAGTCGGTGCGGCGCAGCGGGCCTGCGACGTAGGGGTTCTTGTCGGAAGCCGTATTGCAGAAATCGAAGCCGAAATCCTTGCGCATATGGGCATAGGGATTGACCGCGCCATTGGCGTGGTTCTTTGCGGCAATCATCGCCAGCTCTTCCGAGCGGTCGCCATAACGTTGAAAATACGCCTGTGCGATGCGGCCGAACTGGCCGGCAAACCCGCCGGGAATATTGGCCTCCTCCGCACGGTAACAGGCGGAGAGCAGGATTTCGCCCACATCTGCGGTCGGCAGCGCCGTCATTTTTTCGGCGCCGACAACGAGTGCGATGCGGCCGCGCCCGGCTTCGATGAAGTCCATGGCGCTGTAGAGGGCGGCCGATCCTGTTGAGCAGGCATTTTCGAAACGCACTGCGGGCGTATAGGCGAGGCGCTCATCTCCCATCGCTACCAGGGCGCCCTGAAAATCCTGTTTCGAGAAGCCATTGTTCATCACGCCGACGAAAATGCCGTCGATATCGCTGACATCGACGCCCGCATGGTCTATGGCCGGCGCCACGAC
This is a stretch of genomic DNA from Agrobacterium fabrum str. C58. It encodes these proteins:
- a CDS encoding PPC domain-containing DNA-binding protein, which encodes MSTYNTVETGSMGRVVYARIAPNEDLVLGVEKLCLAEGFRNAFVRGALGSLVDACLGTRSGAFLQIRGPAVEIVSIAGEVRAQPDGSLRASLTGVVADTEGSVYGGPFIAGANPVCMTFEVTLEEWLPAEKPQAA
- a CDS encoding acetyl-CoA acetyltransferase encodes the protein MSKAQIVGWAHSPFGKSALENTEQLMASVVAPAIDHAGVDVSDIDGIFVGVMNNGFSKQDFQGALVAMGDERLAYTPAVRFENACSTGSAALYSAMDFIEAGRGRIALVVGAEKMTALPTADVGEILLSACYRAEEANIPGGFAGQFGRIAQAYFQRYGDRSEELAMIAAKNHANGAVNPYAHMRKDFGFDFCNTASDKNPYVAGPLRRTDCSLISDGAAAIILADEETAATLNRAIGFRGRKHVNDIMALTRRDPLAFEGARRAWAGSLELAGATLDDLSFVETHDCFTIAELIEYEAMGLAKPGEGYRVVQDGTALKTGRLPINPSGGLKSKGHPVGATGVSMHVMAAMQLMGEAGDMQIPNSSLAGVFNMGGTAVANYVSIMERVK
- a CDS encoding acyl-CoA synthetase; translation: MTMQSAVQHPAGGVAPSTTRVMNLSHFLTQAARRNPDHIGFVWGEKTWSWAQMEARVDAMAHALETEFGVRKGDRILVQSSNNNQMFESMFACFRVGAVWVPTNYRQSPDEVAYLAKASGARGMICASAFPDHAKASHEASTIDFSIAIGTAEFGEDYDAIVARHMGRKVKSQAVDRDDPCWFFFTSGTTGRPKAAVLTHGQMAFVITNHLCDLMPGTGPDDASIVVAPLSHGAGIHQLVQVAHGAKTVLPAAEKLDVPAVWALIEKWRITNAFTVPTILKMLVEDPSVDRFDHSSLRYVIYAGAPMYRADQKRALAKLGPVLVQYFGLGEVTGNITVLPPSFHNAEDGPETRVGTCGFDRTGMEVQIQNDAAEEVGAGETGEICVIGPAVFAGYYDNPEANAKAFRNGWFRTGDLGHRDENGFLYITGRASDMYISGGSNIYPREIEEKILMHPDISETAVLGVPDAVWGEVGVAVCVAREGADIAAIDLKAYLEGKMARYKLPKSVVFWDAMPKSAYGKITKKMIREELEKRGQMPAFEEKRTG
- a CDS encoding DUF296 domain-containing protein, with amino-acid sequence MTETGTQELPRHIVHPGPITPERFRAVGCHAYPVTLTVRSGVSANEAIADAFAELGFEGGYVRLKNVPLKRLHYVMPAAAPDDAHAAWYSETFSMPGGTIIDAGLHIGRRDSAPFLHCHGSWKSADGVVSMGHLLPFETEFAVETPLEALALDGAILDVQKDEETNFPLFTPIAQQRRQKGSGLRALLCTVRPNTDICTALEEVSAQFGLREAEVNGIGSLVGADYEDGTSLNAYASEILINKGRIGQAVPGGRKAMLDIAMVDLTRHISGGRLVRGKNPVCVTFELLLTERQGRAA
- a CDS encoding SDR family NAD(P)-dependent oxidoreductase, which codes for MTHEKTGTKGAVAITGGASGIGFSTAQLLMARGWQPWLLDLKREALDIACEKLGIDLWRGIVCDVADEASIEMAFAALTANGADHAVDLVAVVNSAGIGIDKLSVDTSVEEFRRIVDVNLVGSFAVARAAARYWLERDVAGSIVNISSVSGMCGNRGRSAYGASKGGVNLLTMVMANELGQSGIRVNAIAPGPVDTPLTQAVHTENVRDQWHSRVPMHRYGRTDEIASAVAFLVSDDASYINGQVLAVDGGFITAGLAV